Proteins encoded by one window of Clostridia bacterium:
- a CDS encoding IreB family regulatory phosphoprotein, producing the protein MDNKFETVKFTLGMDSKKQAREIMDNVYQSLKEKGYNPISQIVGYILSGDPSYITSYNNARGIITRLERDELLEEIIKEYLSYSQE; encoded by the coding sequence ATGGATAACAAGTTCGAAACCGTAAAATTTACGCTTGGTATGGATTCTAAAAAGCAGGCAAGAGAGATTATGGACAACGTATACCAGTCTTTGAAGGAAAAAGGCTATAATCCGATTAGTCAGATTGTAGGGTATATTCTTTCTGGCGACCCCTCTTATATTACAAGCTACAATAATGCCAGAGGTATTATTACAAGGTTAGAGCGGGACGAGCTTTTAGAAGAGATTATCAAAGAATATCTTTCGTATTCTCAGGAATAA
- a CDS encoding phenylalanine--tRNA ligase subunit beta, with product MKLPISWLKDYVDIDISAKELADAMTMSGSMVEGIENHGEDVLNVKTGRIVKVEKHENADKMVVCQVDIGSETVQIVTAATNVFEGAIVPVALDGAKLPGGIKIKTTKLRGVDSFGMFCSVAELNITVHDYPNAIEDGILILEEGTPIGVDICDVLGLNDDILEFEITSNRPDCMNAIGLGRETAVTLRKPFKKPVVPMEKDAGETGKMFEVVVDEPELCPRYCAKIVKNVKIKPSPAWLRNRLRACGVRPINNIVDITNYVMLEYGQPMHAFDMRFLEDNKIVVKRAKDGDKFMTLDGQERILTSEMLTICDGKKAVAVAGVMGGENSEIKEDTVDILFEGANFNYSSIRKTSKTLGLRTESSSRFDKGLDPEMAPLSVQRACELVKALGAGDVVEGMIDVNFTSGEKRRLPFEPEKMNAFLGLDVSKEYMIDILEKLEFEFDGDTLLVPSFRDEIKRMADVAEEIGRFYGYDKLPATVMCGTVIPFAKTKSEKTDAKIKKVLSESGYYEALTYTFMSPSEYDKICLPEGDVLRDAVKISNPLGEDTSIMRTTILPSMLTSLGLNYSKRNAVVRLFEVGKVFLKSGEKLPREPKKVVLGAYGDCDFYSVKGDVDALLDALFIEKVSYEPCTDNPSFHPGRCAFIYANGNEIGILGEIHPTVADNYEIETKAYVAILDFDALVANQNNNVTYKKLPKFPAVTRDLAVLCRDDIPVGHMQETIKKYGGKILEDVQLFDIYKGKQIPDDMKSVAFSITFRASDRTLVDEDVNKAFNKIVDKLNAEHGAELRL from the coding sequence ATGAAATTACCAATCAGTTGGTTGAAAGACTATGTAGATATTGATATCTCTGCAAAAGAGCTGGCAGATGCAATGACCATGTCCGGCTCTATGGTTGAGGGAATTGAAAATCACGGTGAGGATGTTCTGAATGTAAAAACAGGCCGTATCGTGAAGGTTGAAAAGCATGAAAATGCGGATAAAATGGTTGTTTGCCAGGTGGATATCGGTTCCGAGACCGTTCAGATTGTAACCGCGGCAACCAATGTATTTGAAGGCGCTATTGTGCCGGTTGCTTTAGACGGTGCAAAGCTTCCCGGCGGCATTAAAATCAAAACCACTAAATTAAGAGGTGTAGATTCTTTTGGTATGTTTTGTTCTGTTGCGGAACTCAATATTACCGTACATGATTATCCCAATGCAATTGAAGACGGCATTTTGATTCTGGAAGAGGGTACACCCATTGGTGTGGATATATGTGATGTTTTGGGCTTGAATGACGATATTTTAGAATTTGAAATCACCTCTAACCGTCCTGACTGCATGAATGCCATCGGTTTAGGCAGAGAAACTGCGGTTACATTAAGAAAACCGTTTAAAAAGCCGGTAGTACCTATGGAAAAAGATGCGGGGGAAACCGGAAAAATGTTTGAAGTTGTGGTGGACGAACCTGAACTTTGCCCCAGATATTGCGCAAAAATTGTTAAAAATGTAAAAATTAAACCGTCTCCTGCATGGCTTAGAAACCGTCTGCGTGCATGTGGTGTAAGACCTATCAACAACATTGTAGATATCACAAACTATGTAATGCTTGAATACGGTCAGCCGATGCATGCGTTTGATATGCGTTTCTTGGAAGATAACAAAATTGTTGTTAAACGCGCAAAAGACGGGGACAAGTTTATGACACTTGACGGGCAGGAACGCATTCTTACAAGCGAAATGCTTACCATTTGCGACGGCAAAAAGGCTGTTGCGGTGGCAGGTGTTATGGGCGGTGAAAATTCTGAAATTAAAGAAGATACCGTGGACATTTTGTTTGAAGGTGCAAACTTTAATTACAGCTCTATCCGTAAAACCTCAAAGACACTTGGACTTCGTACCGAGTCTTCTTCCCGTTTTGATAAGGGGTTAGACCCTGAAATGGCGCCCTTGTCTGTACAGCGCGCTTGTGAGCTTGTGAAAGCGCTTGGCGCAGGTGATGTTGTCGAAGGTATGATTGATGTAAACTTCACATCCGGCGAAAAGAGAAGATTACCCTTTGAACCCGAAAAAATGAATGCATTCTTGGGACTTGATGTTTCAAAAGAATACATGATTGATATTTTGGAAAAATTAGAATTTGAGTTTGATGGGGATACTTTACTTGTTCCGTCTTTCCGTGACGAAATCAAGAGAATGGCTGACGTAGCAGAAGAAATCGGCAGATTTTACGGCTATGATAAATTACCTGCAACCGTAATGTGCGGTACAGTAATTCCTTTTGCGAAAACCAAAAGCGAAAAAACAGATGCAAAAATCAAGAAGGTGCTCTCCGAAAGCGGTTACTATGAAGCACTGACCTATACCTTTATGTCACCCTCCGAATATGACAAAATCTGTCTGCCTGAAGGTGATGTGCTGAGAGATGCTGTGAAAATCAGCAATCCTTTAGGCGAAGATACCAGTATTATGCGTACAACTATTTTGCCTTCCATGCTTACATCTTTAGGTTTGAACTACAGCAAGCGTAACGCCGTTGTTCGTTTGTTTGAGGTTGGTAAAGTGTTCTTAAAGAGTGGTGAAAAGTTACCGCGTGAACCGAAAAAGGTTGTGCTTGGCGCATATGGTGATTGTGATTTCTATTCTGTAAAAGGGGATGTGGATGCACTCTTGGATGCTCTGTTCATTGAAAAAGTATCCTATGAACCTTGTACCGATAATCCGTCCTTCCATCCCGGAAGATGTGCTTTCATTTATGCAAACGGTAATGAAATCGGTATACTGGGCGAAATTCATCCGACTGTTGCAGATAACTATGAAATTGAAACCAAGGCATATGTTGCAATCCTGGACTTTGATGCACTTGTTGCAAATCAGAATAACAACGTAACCTATAAGAAACTGCCGAAATTCCCGGCAGTTACCCGTGACCTGGCTGTTCTTTGCCGAGACGATATTCCTGTTGGCCATATGCAGGAAACCATTAAAAAGTATGGCGGAAAAATTCTGGAGGATGTACAGCTTTTTGATATTTATAAGGGTAAACAGATTCCTGATGATATGAAGAGTGTTGCTTTCTCCATTACATTCCGTGCATCCGACCGTACACTGGTTGATGAGGATGTAAATAAAGCATTTAACAAAATCGTAGATAAGCTCAATGCAGAGCACGGAGCAGAATTGCGATTATAA
- the pheS gene encoding phenylalanine--tRNA ligase subunit alpha, with translation MRDRLEQIKNSAVQELNVAESKEQLEEIRLKYLGKKGELTQVLRMMGGLSAEERPVMGQLANVVRNEIEGLLEEKNKNVAALELAKQLKEEALDVTIPGKKALRGGRHPLAQIKEELSEIFMSMGFSVAEGPDVELDHYNFEALNIPKGHPARDTQDTFYIDEDVVLRTQTSPVQIRVMENKKPPIRIVAPGMVYRSDTADATHSPVFHQMEGLVVDKGITMADLKGTLEEFCRLLYGPETKTRFRPHHFPFTEPSAEVDVSCFVCGGKGCRVCKGEGWIEILGAGMVHPKVLEVCGIDPDEYSGFAFGIGLERVAMRKYDIDDIRLFYENDVKFLKQF, from the coding sequence GTGAGAGACCGTTTAGAACAAATTAAAAATTCGGCTGTTCAGGAATTAAATGTTGCCGAATCAAAAGAACAACTTGAAGAAATCCGATTAAAATATTTGGGCAAAAAAGGTGAATTAACCCAGGTGCTCAGAATGATGGGTGGTTTGTCAGCGGAAGAAAGACCTGTTATGGGTCAGCTGGCAAATGTGGTTCGGAATGAAATCGAAGGACTTCTGGAAGAAAAAAATAAAAATGTTGCAGCTTTAGAGCTTGCAAAACAGTTAAAGGAAGAAGCACTTGACGTAACCATTCCCGGTAAAAAAGCGTTAAGAGGCGGCAGACATCCTTTGGCACAAATAAAAGAAGAATTAAGCGAAATATTTATGTCTATGGGATTTTCTGTTGCAGAAGGTCCTGATGTGGAGCTTGACCATTATAACTTTGAAGCATTAAACATCCCGAAAGGCCATCCTGCACGTGACACGCAGGATACTTTCTACATTGATGAAGATGTGGTGCTTCGTACCCAGACTTCACCGGTACAAATCCGTGTTATGGAAAATAAAAAACCGCCGATTCGTATTGTTGCGCCCGGCATGGTTTACCGTTCCGATACGGCGGATGCGACCCATTCACCGGTTTTCCACCAGATGGAAGGCCTTGTGGTGGACAAGGGGATTACCATGGCGGATCTTAAAGGTACTTTGGAAGAATTTTGCCGTCTTTTGTACGGTCCTGAAACCAAAACCCGTTTCCGTCCGCACCATTTCCCGTTTACTGAACCAAGCGCAGAGGTTGACGTATCCTGCTTTGTATGCGGCGGAAAGGGTTGCAGAGTCTGCAAAGGCGAAGGATGGATTGAAATTTTGGGTGCAGGTATGGTGCATCCTAAGGTTTTGGAAGTTTGTGGCATTGACCCGGATGAATACAGCGGTTTTGCATTCGGTATCGGCTTAGAGCGCGTTGCAATGCGCAAATACGATATCGACGATATCCGTTTATTCTACGAAAATGATGTCAAATTCTTGAAACAGTTTTAG
- a CDS encoding TIGR04086 family membrane protein, whose protein sequence is MPSVKILKNGKGEQENFKTSHLVKSVVCSALFAIVFLLIGAAVFQFFGISQKYIPVTAKIILLLSAFSGGICSGLMRKNNGYMFGAVTGLLYALLLLAISILSKMYDSSLLSTFLSVFLCVLSGAIGGILGINIKRKKKRKRNP, encoded by the coding sequence ATGCCGTCGGTTAAAATACTGAAAAACGGAAAAGGAGAACAGGAAAATTTTAAAACATCACACCTTGTTAAAAGTGTGGTTTGCAGTGCCTTATTTGCAATTGTTTTTTTGCTTATCGGTGCTGCTGTGTTTCAGTTTTTCGGCATTTCTCAAAAATATATTCCTGTTACAGCGAAGATTATACTTTTGCTCTCGGCTTTTTCGGGTGGCATTTGCAGCGGGCTGATGCGCAAAAATAATGGATATATGTTTGGTGCTGTTACAGGATTGTTGTATGCGCTTTTACTTCTTGCAATCAGCATTTTGAGTAAAATGTATGATTCAAGCCTTTTATCAACGTTTTTATCTGTTTTTTTGTGTGTTCTTTCGGGTGCAATCGGCGGAATTTTGGGAATTAACATAAAACGTAAGAAAAAAAGAAAAAGAAATCCGTAA
- the yajC gene encoding preprotein translocase subunit YajC, translating into MATINGLLGGSGGMILYFVVIIAVFYFLLIRPQKKREKEAKNMMEALKKGDRIVTIGGFYGRIVSVKDDVVVINLGGDNKVKIEKSAVRTVVKASDADEEDAQDDAE; encoded by the coding sequence ATGGCAACGATAAATGGTTTGCTCGGCGGTAGCGGCGGTATGATTTTGTACTTTGTGGTTATCATCGCTGTTTTCTATTTTCTTTTGATCAGACCTCAGAAGAAACGTGAAAAAGAAGCGAAAAACATGATGGAAGCATTAAAAAAAGGCGACCGCATTGTTACAATCGGTGGTTTTTACGGCAGAATCGTATCTGTTAAGGATGATGTTGTAGTAATCAACCTTGGCGGCGATAACAAAGTGAAAATCGAAAAGAGCGCTGTAAGAACTGTGGTTAAAGCTTCGGATGCAGATGAAGAAGATGCACAGGATGATGCTGAATAA
- a CDS encoding YdcF family protein, whose product MWGIFYRKIRTKTQSGILKYLKWMIVTGLVAEALLVAGITFYGLTDTVDYKEDAAIILGAGIHGEKVSSALKQRLDTAVLYLENNPDALLVVTGGQGTGEAVTEAYAMEKYLLECGVPANKILKEEKATSTNENMLYSKKLLDKHLGTQYKVAIITNHFHIYRGVSYAQKNGFLNPTHVHAGLKWYNLAPCFLRESLAVLKMWILD is encoded by the coding sequence TTGTGGGGCATTTTTTACAGAAAAATAAGGACTAAAACCCAAAGCGGTATTTTAAAATATTTAAAATGGATGATTGTAACGGGCTTGGTTGCAGAAGCACTTTTGGTTGCAGGCATCACCTTTTACGGTTTAACCGATACTGTGGATTACAAAGAAGATGCTGCTATTATTTTGGGGGCAGGTATTCATGGTGAAAAAGTTTCCTCCGCTTTAAAGCAACGCCTTGATACAGCGGTTTTATATTTAGAAAATAATCCCGATGCACTGTTGGTTGTAACAGGTGGACAAGGTACAGGTGAAGCCGTAACCGAAGCGTATGCCATGGAAAAATATCTTTTGGAATGTGGCGTGCCTGCGAATAAAATTTTGAAAGAAGAAAAAGCAACCTCTACAAATGAGAATATGCTGTATTCAAAAAAATTACTGGACAAACATTTAGGCACACAGTACAAGGTGGCGATAATAACCAACCATTTCCACATTTACAGAGGTGTTTCGTATGCACAGAAAAACGGTTTTTTAAACCCCACACATGTCCATGCGGGGTTGAAGTGGTATAATCTTGCACCCTGCTTTTTGCGTGAAAGTCTGGCTGTTTTAAAAATGTGGATTTTAGATTGA
- a CDS encoding O-acetylhomoserine aminocarboxypropyltransferase/cysteine synthase yields the protein MKFESKCLHSGYTPGNGEPQATPIYQSTTFRYQSTEHVAKLFDLTENGFFYSRLANPTVDMVEKKIADLEGGVGAMCTSSGQSASFMSLVNILGAGDHFIASAAIYGGTFNLFNVTMRKLGIDVTFVDNYASEEDIQKEIRPNTKAIFGETITNPSIEIFDIEKFANIAHKNNIPLIVDNTFATPYLCRPIEFGADIVIHSTTKYMDGHAIQMGGVIVDSGNFDWAASGKFPEFTVPDDSYHGVIYTETFGNMAYIVKARVQLMRDFGCNQTPMGAFYVSQGLETLPIRMERHSKNAEKVAAFLEARDDVEFVTYPSLDSYKHKELAKKYLPNGYSGVIAFSLKGGRKAGEVFIDSLKLASLVVHVADIRTCVLHPASSTHRQLSEEQLLEGGVTPGLIRLSVGLENIDDIIEDLTQALDKSKNA from the coding sequence ATGAAATTTGAATCCAAATGTTTGCACTCCGGTTACACCCCCGGAAATGGTGAACCGCAGGCAACGCCTATATATCAGAGCACCACATTCCGTTATCAGTCAACCGAACATGTGGCAAAGCTTTTTGATTTAACTGAAAACGGCTTTTTCTATTCCAGACTTGCCAACCCTACCGTTGACATGGTTGAAAAGAAAATTGCGGACTTAGAAGGCGGTGTGGGCGCAATGTGCACCTCCTCAGGTCAATCTGCATCCTTTATGTCTTTAGTTAACATTTTAGGTGCAGGCGATCATTTTATCGCTTCTGCTGCGATTTACGGTGGCACATTCAATTTATTTAATGTAACCATGCGCAAGCTTGGCATTGATGTGACCTTTGTAGACAATTATGCTTCCGAGGAAGACATTCAAAAAGAAATTCGCCCCAACACAAAGGCAATTTTCGGTGAAACCATCACCAATCCTTCCATTGAAATTTTTGATATTGAAAAGTTCGCAAACATCGCACACAAAAACAATATCCCTTTGATTGTAGACAACACTTTTGCAACGCCTTACCTTTGCAGACCGATTGAATTTGGTGCTGACATTGTTATTCACTCCACCACAAAGTATATGGACGGTCATGCAATCCAGATGGGCGGTGTTATCGTAGACAGCGGTAATTTTGACTGGGCAGCATCCGGTAAATTCCCGGAATTTACTGTACCGGACGATTCTTATCACGGTGTTATTTACACAGAAACCTTCGGTAATATGGCATACATCGTAAAGGCGCGTGTACAGCTGATGCGTGACTTTGGCTGTAATCAGACACCTATGGGTGCATTTTATGTAAGCCAGGGCTTAGAGACGCTTCCCATCCGTATGGAGCGTCATTCTAAGAATGCTGAAAAGGTTGCCGCATTCTTAGAAGCAAGAGATGATGTGGAATTTGTTACTTATCCTTCCCTTGACAGCTACAAGCATAAAGAACTTGCAAAAAAATATCTGCCTAACGGCTACAGCGGTGTTATCGCATTCAGCTTAAAGGGTGGCAGAAAAGCGGGCGAAGTATTTATTGACAGCTTAAAGCTGGCATCACTTGTGGTACATGTTGCAGACATCCGTACTTGCGTACTGCATCCTGCAAGTTCCACCCACAGACAGCTTTCAGAAGAACAGCTGTTAGAAGGCGGCGTAACACCCGGTCTGATTCGGTTGTCGGTTGGCTTAGAAAACATTGATGACATTATCGAAGACCTTACACAGGCATTGGATAAATCCAAAAACGCATAA